In Bradyrhizobium guangxiense, the following are encoded in one genomic region:
- a CDS encoding ABC transporter substrate-binding protein, with product MLSYLARRGFVEGRNLTVDFRAGTEEQMSGLAHALVSEKPDVIVASSDWPLHAARSVTKTIPIVAAPIGTDPVDAGVAESWAHPGGNVTGVCLIAPQLEVKRLALLHEALPSVRRVGVLAAHRKIVEAGFPPLRKAAAEAGLELVEIWVENPSEYAAAFDALRGHGVEALVIVPLPELNRDSEVLAALSAKAGLPTIGGFRESAQRGLMIGYGPSPRELGQQAASYVERIFNGAAAGELPFQGPTRLDFTINIKTAKALGVAIPPSLLVSAEVIE from the coding sequence ATGCTGTCCTACTTGGCCCGCCGCGGCTTCGTCGAAGGCCGCAATCTCACTGTTGATTTTCGCGCTGGTACGGAGGAGCAAATGTCGGGGCTGGCGCATGCGCTGGTTAGCGAAAAACCCGATGTCATTGTCGCCTCTTCCGATTGGCCGCTCCACGCTGCGCGCTCAGTAACGAAAACAATTCCGATTGTCGCCGCACCGATAGGCACCGACCCAGTCGATGCCGGTGTCGCCGAGAGTTGGGCGCATCCGGGCGGCAACGTCACCGGCGTTTGCCTGATCGCGCCGCAGCTTGAGGTCAAGCGTCTGGCGCTGCTTCACGAAGCGTTGCCCTCCGTGCGTCGCGTTGGGGTGCTGGCCGCTCATCGCAAAATTGTGGAAGCGGGCTTTCCGCCCTTGCGTAAGGCTGCTGCCGAGGCAGGACTAGAACTCGTCGAAATCTGGGTCGAGAATCCAAGCGAGTATGCAGCCGCCTTTGACGCTTTGCGCGGACATGGCGTTGAAGCGCTTGTAATTGTGCCTCTCCCAGAGCTAAATCGCGACAGCGAAGTTCTTGCCGCGCTTTCGGCAAAAGCCGGACTGCCGACCATTGGAGGCTTTCGCGAGAGCGCTCAACGGGGCTTGATGATCGGCTATGGTCCAAGTCCCCGAGAACTGGGCCAGCAGGCAGCTAGTTATGTAGAGCGCATATTCAATGGCGCAGCCGCGGGCGAGTTACCGTTTCAAGGACCCACCCGCTTGGACTTCACCATCAACATAAAGACAGCTAAAGCACTTGGCGTCGCGATCCCGCCGTCTCTCCTCGTAAGCGCCGAAGTTATTGAATGA